The Thomasclavelia ramosa DSM 1402 genome includes a region encoding these proteins:
- a CDS encoding Gfo/Idh/MocA family protein, with translation MKLGILGTGMIVKDLLTTINKLKIESISILGTEQTKKETTILAKQYHLDHCYYDYDEMLRSEIDTVYVALPNHLHFSFAKKALLKGKHVIMEKPITSNVKELEELKEIAQENDLIILEAVNIHYLPAFKKLKEDIKRIGNIKIMNFNYSQYSSRYDAFKQGTILPAFDYHKSGGALMDINVYNVNAIISLFGQPVSIGYMANIENQIDTSGILMYDYGSFKGISIGAKDCKAPIISTIQGDKGVIKIDKPVNQMTGYQIIFNDGTEEIYRVDDCEHRLYYEFIEFIRIIDNNDYDFAKKMLELSLIVAKVMNEARNQEKIVFTNDN, from the coding sequence ATGAAATTAGGTATTTTAGGAACAGGGATGATTGTTAAAGACTTATTAACAACTATAAATAAGTTAAAGATTGAATCAATTTCGATTTTAGGGACTGAACAAACTAAGAAAGAGACTACTATTCTCGCTAAGCAATATCATCTAGATCATTGTTATTATGACTATGATGAAATGTTGCGAAGTGAAATCGATACAGTGTATGTTGCCTTGCCAAATCATTTACATTTTAGTTTTGCTAAAAAAGCTTTATTAAAAGGTAAGCATGTAATAATGGAAAAACCTATTACTTCAAATGTTAAGGAATTGGAAGAATTAAAAGAAATTGCTCAAGAAAACGATCTAATTATTTTAGAAGCAGTTAATATCCATTATTTACCTGCTTTTAAAAAATTGAAAGAAGATATAAAGAGAATTGGAAATATTAAAATCATGAATTTTAATTATAGTCAATATTCTTCACGATATGATGCTTTTAAACAAGGAACAATTTTACCGGCATTTGATTATCATAAATCAGGTGGAGCTTTGATGGATATCAATGTTTATAATGTTAATGCAATAATAAGTTTATTTGGTCAACCAGTAAGTATTGGGTATATGGCAAATATTGAGAATCAAATTGATACAAGTGGTATTCTAATGTACGATTATGGTTCGTTTAAGGGGATAAGTATAGGGGCTAAAGATTGCAAAGCACCGATTATTTCAACGATTCAAGGTGATAAAGGGGTTATTAAAATTGATAAACCTGTTAATCAGATGACCGGATATCAAATTATTTTTAACGATGGCACTGAAGAAATTTATCGAGTTGATGATTGTGAACATCGCTTATATTATGAATTTATTGAATTTATTAGAATCATTGATAATAATGATTATGATTTTGCTAAAAAGATGCTGGAATTAAGTTTAATAGTAGCTAAAGTCATGAATGAGGCAAGAAATCAAGAAAAAATAGTATTTACAAATGATAATTAA
- a CDS encoding PTS sugar transporter subunit IIC has product MKKLQDKLIEVGNKLATQRHLQSISFGLMAIMPLTIFGSIFQLISALPDIFPFIPSYSETIKDAILFPYNMVFGLFGVIAVCAIAYYHARTYKLDLLQAPIVSLLSFIVLAAPIVDNNMDATYLGSQGIFLAIFVALVTVEIMQLLKRRNIQIKLPDSVPPAVAASFDAIIPMCLIVAGFYGLSLLCQNFTGMLLPSWIMSLLTPAIQGSESLWFCMLMAFIIAFLQFLGVHGFNVVSGIILPLLIANTGANAAAYAAGETATKIFTLPMFQMSGVFCYIIPLLFLKCKSERLRSMGKISIVPAIFNIAEPIQYGAPIMFNPILGIPWIAFYTINMGIIWCCMNFGIMGKAVIAASSNIPMPFFQYLCTLDWRAVLIFVVMFIVSGLIWYPFIKVYDKKCLDEENNLQAE; this is encoded by the coding sequence ATGAAAAAATTACAAGATAAACTTATTGAAGTGGGCAATAAGTTAGCAACACAAAGGCATTTGCAATCGATTAGTTTTGGATTAATGGCAATAATGCCATTAACGATTTTTGGGAGTATTTTCCAGCTTATTTCAGCATTACCAGATATATTTCCATTCATACCTAGTTATAGTGAGACGATAAAGGATGCAATTTTATTCCCGTATAATATGGTTTTCGGTTTATTTGGAGTCATTGCAGTATGCGCTATCGCTTATTACCATGCACGAACATATAAACTTGATTTATTACAAGCGCCGATTGTATCGCTGTTATCATTTATTGTTTTGGCAGCACCAATTGTTGATAATAATATGGATGCAACTTATCTAGGATCACAAGGAATCTTTTTAGCAATTTTTGTTGCTTTGGTAACCGTGGAAATCATGCAATTACTAAAGAGACGTAATATTCAAATTAAATTACCTGATAGTGTTCCTCCAGCAGTAGCTGCTTCATTTGATGCGATTATTCCGATGTGCTTGATCGTTGCTGGTTTCTATGGATTATCTTTACTTTGTCAAAATTTTACAGGGATGCTATTACCATCTTGGATAATGAGTTTATTAACACCGGCGATTCAAGGTTCTGAATCATTATGGTTCTGTATGTTGATGGCATTTATTATTGCATTTTTACAATTCTTGGGAGTACATGGGTTTAATGTTGTATCTGGAATAATTCTTCCGTTATTGATTGCCAATACAGGTGCTAATGCTGCTGCTTATGCAGCCGGAGAAACTGCTACAAAAATATTCACTTTACCAATGTTCCAAATGTCTGGAGTATTTTGTTACATAATTCCTCTATTATTCTTAAAATGTAAAAGTGAGCGATTAAGATCAATGGGGAAAATATCGATTGTTCCAGCAATTTTTAATATTGCGGAACCAATTCAATATGGAGCTCCAATTATGTTTAATCCAATTTTAGGAATTCCATGGATTGCTTTTTACACAATCAATATGGGAATAATTTGGTGCTGTATGAATTTTGGCATTATGGGTAAAGCTGTAATTGCTGCTAGTTCTAATATTCCGATGCCGTTTTTCCAATACTTGTGTACTTTAGATTGGCGTGCGGTGCTTATCTTTGTTGTAATGTTCATTGTATCTGGCCTTATTTGGTATCCATTCATCAAAGTATACGATAAGAAATGTCTTGATGAAGAAAATAATTTGCAGGCTGAATAA
- a CDS encoding GTP-binding protein yields the protein METRVYIFAGFLDSGKTSFINDTLMNPDFYSEEDTLLISFEEGEVAYNDIYLKKSNTSLVTLDFENFTTYDLKHLELEYRPTQIMIEANGMMDLNIFVKETIPENWKVVQVLTTFDTTTFSMYLNNMRSLVYSQVVFSDLVIFNRYDPNIRKSMLRNNIKAINSNAQIIYELANGTIDTMNPEEELPFDINKEHLDIQDHDFGIFCMDAMDHPDKYNGKTVKIKGKFIGLDRVIEDGFVLGRQAMVCCEEDTSLIGLVCISKLANKLIPEEWIVVEGKITVDYDPEYQMNVPILTVEHLDVVPPLKNQYVTFD from the coding sequence ATGGAAACAAGAGTATATATTTTCGCAGGCTTTCTAGATAGTGGTAAAACCTCATTTATTAATGATACTTTAATGAATCCTGATTTTTATAGTGAAGAAGACACCTTATTAATTAGTTTTGAAGAAGGTGAAGTTGCCTATAATGATATTTATTTAAAAAAATCTAATACTTCATTGGTAACATTAGATTTTGAAAATTTTACCACCTATGATCTAAAACATTTAGAATTAGAATATCGTCCTACTCAAATCATGATTGAAGCTAATGGAATGATGGACCTGAATATTTTTGTAAAAGAAACGATTCCTGAAAACTGGAAAGTGGTCCAAGTATTAACAACTTTTGATACTACTACTTTTTCAATGTATTTAAATAATATGCGTTCTCTTGTATATAGTCAGGTTGTCTTTAGTGATCTTGTTATTTTTAATCGCTACGATCCAAATATTAGAAAATCCATGTTAAGAAATAATATTAAAGCGATTAACAGTAATGCTCAAATCATTTATGAATTAGCTAACGGCACTATAGATACAATGAATCCTGAAGAAGAATTACCATTTGATATTAATAAAGAACATTTAGATATACAAGATCATGATTTTGGAATCTTTTGTATGGACGCTATGGATCATCCTGATAAATATAATGGTAAAACAGTCAAAATTAAAGGTAAGTTTATCGGTCTAGATCGTGTCATTGAAGATGGTTTTGTCCTAGGGCGTCAAGCTATGGTATGCTGTGAAGAAGATACCTCATTGATTGGGCTTGTCTGTATTAGTAAGCTAGCAAATAAATTGATTCCTGAAGAATGGATCGTTGTTGAAGGAAAAATTACAGTTGATTATGATCCGGAATATCAAATGAATGTTCCTATATTAACAGTGGAGCACCTCGATGTAGTCCCTCCATTAAAAAACCAATATGTGACATTTGATTAA
- a CDS encoding PRD domain-containing protein, translating into MKNKYYRINKILNNNAIEILENGTEIIIIGNGVGFNHKVNDYITMKENYKLYTLQNNLLKIQFKALLNEIPFKCIELTQEIIDMAKTDLNRNFNQGLLVSLSDHINFVSKNYLKGYGSYSLVSEEIKRFYHEEYEVGLKALDLINRYYQINLNKKEASAIAFHLINAEFNNNVSKTTSILKSIDDILNIIEANFGLELPEDSLYYSRLVIHLKFFMQRVIKGESDDENFEKLIISAKSDINKKIGITLDSIERYLNEEFDYVLSEAERFYLLVHISRII; encoded by the coding sequence ATGAAAAATAAATACTATAGAATTAATAAAATCTTAAATAATAATGCCATTGAAATATTAGAAAATGGAACAGAAATAATTATTATTGGTAATGGCGTAGGATTTAATCATAAAGTTAATGATTATATAACAATGAAAGAAAATTACAAGCTTTATACGTTACAAAATAATTTATTGAAAATTCAATTTAAAGCCTTACTGAATGAAATTCCATTTAAATGTATTGAATTGACCCAAGAAATTATAGATATGGCAAAAACTGATTTAAATAGAAATTTTAATCAAGGATTATTAGTATCGCTATCAGACCATATTAACTTTGTTTCCAAAAATTATCTAAAGGGTTATGGTAGTTATAGTTTAGTTAGTGAAGAAATAAAAAGATTCTATCATGAAGAATATGAAGTCGGCCTTAAAGCATTAGATTTGATTAATAGATATTATCAAATAAATTTAAATAAAAAAGAGGCAAGTGCTATAGCATTTCACTTAATTAATGCTGAGTTTAATAATAATGTAAGCAAAACAACGAGTATTTTAAAGAGCATAGATGATATTTTAAATATAATTGAAGCTAATTTTGGTCTTGAACTACCGGAAGATTCACTGTATTACTCTAGGCTAGTGATTCATCTTAAATTTTTTATGCAGCGGGTGATAAAGGGTGAAAGTGATGATGAGAATTTTGAAAAATTAATAATAAGTGCTAAGTCAGATATTAATAAAAAAATAGGTATTACGTTAGATTCAATCGAAAGATATTTAAATGAAGAATTTGATTATGTACTATCAGAGGCGGAACGATTTTATTTATTAGTACATATTTCAAGAATAATATAG
- a CDS encoding Gfo/Idh/MocA family protein: protein MNFGIIGFGNIARKFVKSIEYTDEGKIYAIASHSLTSDDEYVKAHPEVKIYQDYDELLQDRELDAVYIALPHKYHKEWILKALDNHIAVLSEKPMVLTVADIEEIKTKVYTEKGYCLEALKTKFNIGLEHLKQDLSLIGKIKQIEANFCFDATAHQTTSYLFNVDQGGALNDVGSYLLGFVLALVDSDIKNVNSQIDIVAGVEWYFKAKINFNNECTAIVEGAIDRNKERLAIIEGEFGKIEIPMFNRIIDYKIIKNDGTVVERNYPIIGDDMTMEIQCFIDDVRAHKTESALHSLEDTKRILELTEIIREAN, encoded by the coding sequence ATGAATTTTGGAATTATTGGATTTGGGAATATTGCAAGAAAATTTGTTAAAAGTATTGAATACACTGACGAAGGAAAGATTTATGCAATTGCATCTCATTCCTTAACAAGTGATGATGAATATGTAAAAGCTCACCCAGAAGTTAAAATATATCAAGATTATGACGAATTATTACAGGATCGAGAACTTGATGCTGTATACATTGCCTTACCTCATAAATATCATAAGGAATGGATCTTAAAAGCACTTGATAATCATATTGCGGTATTATCAGAAAAACCAATGGTATTGACAGTTGCAGATATTGAGGAGATTAAAACAAAAGTATATACGGAAAAAGGATATTGCTTAGAAGCATTAAAGACTAAATTTAATATTGGTTTAGAACATTTAAAACAGGATTTATCATTGATTGGTAAAATCAAACAAATTGAAGCTAATTTTTGTTTTGATGCTACTGCTCACCAAACTACCTCATATTTATTTAACGTTGATCAAGGTGGGGCACTGAATGACGTAGGAAGTTATTTGCTTGGTTTTGTATTAGCTTTGGTGGATTCAGATATAAAGAATGTTAATTCACAGATTGATATTGTTGCTGGAGTTGAATGGTATTTTAAAGCAAAAATTAATTTTAATAATGAATGTACTGCGATTGTGGAAGGGGCAATTGATCGTAATAAAGAGCGTTTAGCAATTATCGAAGGTGAATTTGGAAAAATAGAGATTCCAATGTTTAATCGTATTATTGATTATAAAATCATAAAAAATGATGGTACTGTGGTTGAACGCAATTATCCAATTATTGGAGATGATATGACTATGGAGATTCAGTGCTTTATTGATGATGTACGAGCTCATAAAACTGAGAGTGCACTTCATAGTTTGGAAGATACAAAAAGGATATTGGAATTAACAGAAATAATTAGGGAGGCAAATTAA
- a CDS encoding DUF554 domain-containing protein produces MPTGVIINSLSIVLGGIFGALLGHKLSHRLKTEITLIFGICAMAMGINAIGLMENMPAVIFSIIIGTIVGLSLHFSDWINKGAILMQKPIAKIFKNNGSDLSSEEFQSTLITIIVLFCASGTGIYGSLTSGMTGDNGVLISKSILDFFTAVIFACNLGYVVSVIAIPQFVIFFILFLSAKFIFPLTTPAMINDFKACGGFLMIATGFRMIKVKEFPIADMIPAMVIVMPISWLWVNYIMTVI; encoded by the coding sequence ATGCCAACAGGAGTCATTATTAATAGTTTATCAATTGTATTAGGGGGAATATTTGGTGCATTATTAGGTCATAAATTAAGTCATAGACTTAAGACAGAAATAACCTTGATTTTTGGGATTTGTGCTATGGCTATGGGAATCAATGCAATTGGATTAATGGAAAATATGCCGGCAGTAATCTTTTCAATAATTATTGGAACTATTGTGGGATTATCACTGCACTTTAGTGATTGGATCAATAAGGGAGCAATTTTAATGCAAAAGCCAATTGCCAAAATATTTAAAAATAATGGTAGTGATTTAAGTTCGGAAGAGTTTCAATCTACTTTAATTACTATTATTGTGTTATTTTGTGCTAGTGGAACAGGAATTTATGGCTCCTTAACTTCAGGAATGACGGGTGATAATGGAGTTTTGATTTCTAAATCAATTCTTGATTTTTTTACTGCTGTGATTTTTGCTTGTAATTTAGGGTATGTGGTATCTGTAATTGCCATTCCGCAGTTTGTAATCTTTTTTATTTTATTTTTATCAGCAAAGTTTATTTTTCCATTGACTACACCAGCAATGATCAATGATTTTAAAGCTTGTGGTGGCTTTTTAATGATTGCTACAGGATTTAGAATGATCAAGGTTAAAGAATTTCCAATTGCGGATATGATTCCTGCAATGGTTATTGTTATGCCAATTAGCTGGTTATGGGTCAATTATATTATGACGGTTATATAA
- a CDS encoding CobW family GTP-binding protein produces MTKVDIISGFLGAGKTTFIKKLISDVYPGEQIVLIENEFGEIGIDGTFMNNAGIEVTEINSGCICCSLVGDFEASLKEVLETYHPDRIIIEPSGVGKLSDVIKAVSDVHSHELELDNYIAVIDAKKCRLYTKNFGEFFNNQIEYASLIILSRTQDITEFQLDECLKIIKEHNNQANVITTPWDQLTKEILTNAFSNSDNLRDELLEQLDICPICAHHHDHHHDHEHHHNHEHHHNHEHHHDHNCECGHEHHHADEVFTSWGKQTPKKYSKSQLEKILKELSDSSAYGNILRAKGYVDSIEGDWWYFDLVPGEYEIRIGKPDFTGRICVIGEKLDKIKLDRLFDEVA; encoded by the coding sequence ATGACAAAAGTAGATATTATATCTGGTTTCCTTGGAGCTGGTAAAACTACATTCATAAAAAAATTAATTAGTGATGTATATCCAGGAGAACAAATTGTCTTAATTGAAAATGAATTTGGTGAAATTGGAATTGATGGAACTTTTATGAATAATGCTGGAATTGAAGTAACTGAAATTAATTCAGGGTGTATTTGTTGCAGTCTAGTTGGTGACTTTGAAGCTTCATTAAAAGAAGTATTAGAAACATATCATCCTGATCGAATTATCATCGAACCTTCTGGTGTTGGAAAATTGTCAGATGTAATTAAAGCTGTTAGTGATGTACATAGTCATGAATTAGAACTTGATAATTATATTGCTGTTATCGATGCTAAAAAATGTCGATTATACACAAAGAATTTTGGAGAGTTTTTTAATAATCAAATCGAGTACGCCTCACTTATTATTTTAAGCCGAACTCAAGATATAACAGAATTTCAGCTAGATGAGTGTTTAAAAATTATTAAAGAACATAATAATCAAGCTAATGTCATTACAACCCCATGGGATCAGCTTACCAAAGAAATACTAACTAATGCCTTTAGTAATAGTGATAATCTTCGTGATGAATTGTTGGAACAATTAGATATTTGTCCTATATGTGCCCATCATCATGATCATCACCACGATCATGAACATCATCATAATCACGAACATCATCATAATCACGAACATCATCATGATCATAATTGTGAGTGTGGTCATGAGCACCATCATGCTGATGAAGTTTTCACCAGTTGGGGTAAACAGACACCTAAAAAATATTCTAAATCTCAATTAGAAAAAATCTTAAAAGAACTAAGTGACAGTTCCGCCTATGGAAATATTTTAAGAGCTAAAGGATATGTCGATAGTATTGAAGGTGATTGGTGGTATTTTGATTTAGTCCCTGGAGAATATGAAATTCGTATAGGAAAACCTGACTTTACAGGTCGAATTTGTGTCATTGGCGAAAAATTAGATAAAATAAAATTAGATAGATTATTCGATGAGGTCGCTTAA
- the rlmD gene encoding 23S rRNA (uracil(1939)-C(5))-methyltransferase RlmD codes for MKCLIEKKCGSCKYINTDYQRQLKIKTDYCKKLLKDNKLDMYEVKDTIGMGHPYEYRNKIIVAFNHRYEFGFYEEDSHKIIPYDRCLLHEELSDMIIKKIQSLLKRYRVSIYDENRNRGLLRHVLIRRALVTNQTMVVLVCNDNVFKGSKNFCNELIKNFPSIKTVVLNVNKRKTSVVLGNEEKILYGKGFIVDELCGLKFKISPKSFYQINHQQCELLYSKALDLLNLTGQERIIDAYCGIGTIGMIVANRTKEVTGVELNKDAVKDAINNAKMNKIENIKFINDDASAFMIKLAKQKQKVDCVIMDPPRSGSTQEFMDAVKILNPKQVVYISCDPSTQVRDIKYFAKIGYRGEVMYPVDMFPHTSHVETIVLLSKI; via the coding sequence ATGAAATGTTTAATAGAGAAGAAATGTGGTAGCTGTAAATACATTAATACTGATTACCAGAGACAATTAAAGATTAAAACAGATTATTGTAAGAAGCTGTTAAAAGATAATAAATTAGACATGTATGAAGTCAAGGATACTATTGGAATGGGGCATCCTTATGAATACCGTAATAAAATAATTGTTGCTTTTAATCATAGATATGAATTTGGCTTTTATGAAGAGGATAGTCATAAGATTATTCCTTATGATCGTTGTCTTCTTCATGAAGAACTCAGTGATATGATTATTAAGAAGATTCAAAGCTTATTAAAACGATATCGAGTTAGTATTTATGATGAAAATCGTAATCGCGGATTATTGCGTCATGTATTAATTCGACGTGCTCTTGTTACTAATCAGACAATGGTAGTACTAGTTTGCAATGATAATGTATTTAAAGGATCCAAAAATTTTTGTAATGAGTTGATTAAAAATTTTCCAAGTATTAAGACGGTTGTATTAAATGTAAATAAACGTAAAACGAGTGTGGTTTTAGGTAATGAAGAAAAGATTCTTTATGGTAAGGGATTTATAGTTGATGAATTGTGTGGTTTGAAGTTTAAGATTTCGCCAAAATCATTTTATCAAATTAATCATCAACAGTGTGAATTACTGTATTCTAAAGCTCTAGATTTATTGAATTTAACAGGTCAAGAAAGAATTATAGATGCTTATTGTGGAATTGGGACAATTGGAATGATTGTAGCTAATAGAACTAAGGAAGTTACTGGTGTGGAATTAAATAAAGATGCAGTTAAAGATGCCATCAATAATGCTAAAATGAATAAGATTGAAAATATTAAATTTATTAATGATGATGCTTCTGCTTTTATGATTAAATTAGCTAAACAGAAGCAAAAAGTTGATTGTGTAATTATGGATCCCCCACGCAGTGGCAGTACGCAGGAATTTATGGATGCTGTAAAAATCTTGAATCCTAAACAAGTTGTTTATATTTCTTGTGATCCAAGTACTCAGGTAAGGGACATCAAGTATTTTGCAAAAATTGGCTATCGTGGTGAGGTAATGTATCCGGTTGACATGTTCCCTCATACTAGCCATGTTGAGACAATCGTACTGCTATCAAAAATATAA
- a CDS encoding VOC family protein — protein MEFKSLMHVSFFTDQMDVMRDFYENKLGLKVKIVTRAGLYKGLNRGKYSEVAEVDPNRIIIVYIEIAPGQFIELFPKDEGQAPHDEWNQRLGYSHFALLVEDIEKTYRELVECGVAIDTPISKGPSHTYQMWVHDPDGNKFEIMQYTDKSFQVVGHIEEEISED, from the coding sequence ATGGAATTTAAAAGCTTGATGCATGTATCTTTTTTCACTGATCAAATGGATGTGATGAGAGACTTTTATGAAAATAAGTTAGGATTAAAAGTTAAAATTGTAACAAGGGCGGGACTTTATAAAGGACTAAATCGTGGTAAATATAGTGAAGTAGCTGAAGTTGATCCAAACAGAATTATCATTGTTTATATTGAAATTGCCCCTGGACAGTTTATTGAACTATTTCCAAAGGATGAAGGACAAGCGCCACATGATGAGTGGAACCAGAGGCTGGGGTATTCACACTTTGCGTTATTGGTTGAGGATATAGAAAAAACTTATCGAGAACTAGTTGAATGTGGAGTTGCAATAGATACACCTATTTCTAAAGGTCCATCACATACCTATCAAATGTGGGTGCATGATCCTGATGGTAATAAATTTGAAATTATGCAGTATACTGATAAGTCATTTCAAGTAGTGGGGCACATTGAAGAAGAGATATCTGAAGATTAA
- a CDS encoding glycoside hydrolase family 1 protein, translating into MIRFPKDFLWGGATACFQYEGGYKEKGRGLSSHDFETAGDIDKERQITLKLNNGTRGSIDYRDSIPDGAIPYIYDDIYYPSHQATDFYHHWKEDIALFAEMGFKVYRFSISWSRIFPNGDEEKANEDGLKFYEMIIDELLKYNIEPMITICHDEVPFHLCELYDGWAGRETIGCYVNYATTLFNRFKDKVRYWITFNEINNLGGYAQMGTHRQDSQTRYQAVHHMFVASAKAISQGKKIMGDIKFGAMFALSEIYPATCNPEDVFATYCKQREALFFVDVMARGSYPNYTKDIFNKKDVKLKVSEEDRNLIKKHTLDFISFSYYRSSIVSAGSKVDHMGGEPNPYLKKTQWGAGIDPLGIRYCLNEIYDRYQKPLFVIENGMGAVDILENGKIHDYYRIKYVAEHLKQLRDAIVIDKVPCFGYTMWGCTDLISLASGQMKKRYGFIYVDMNDYGQGSLQRYRKDSFYWYKKVIKTNGSDLTF; encoded by the coding sequence ATGATCAGGTTTCCAAAAGATTTTTTATGGGGAGGTGCTACAGCCTGTTTTCAATATGAAGGTGGATATAAAGAAAAAGGAAGAGGCTTATCGAGTCATGATTTTGAAACTGCTGGTGACATAGATAAAGAAAGACAAATTACTTTAAAATTAAATAATGGAACGAGAGGGAGTATTGATTATCGAGACTCAATTCCCGATGGAGCTATACCGTATATTTATGATGATATATATTATCCGAGCCATCAAGCGACTGATTTCTATCATCATTGGAAAGAAGATATTGCTTTGTTTGCAGAAATGGGATTTAAAGTTTATCGTTTTTCTATTTCATGGAGTCGAATTTTTCCAAATGGTGATGAAGAAAAAGCAAATGAAGATGGTTTGAAATTTTATGAAATGATAATTGATGAACTTTTAAAATATAATATCGAACCAATGATTACAATTTGTCATGATGAAGTACCCTTTCATTTATGTGAATTATATGATGGTTGGGCGGGGCGAGAAACGATTGGATGCTATGTAAATTATGCAACAACACTATTTAACCGATTTAAAGATAAAGTAAGATATTGGATTACTTTTAATGAAATAAATAATTTAGGTGGGTACGCTCAAATGGGAACCCATAGACAAGATAGTCAGACGAGATATCAAGCAGTTCATCATATGTTTGTAGCAAGTGCTAAAGCAATTAGTCAGGGAAAGAAAATTATGGGAGACATAAAATTCGGAGCAATGTTTGCATTAAGCGAAATTTATCCAGCTACATGTAATCCTGAAGATGTTTTTGCCACTTATTGTAAGCAACGTGAAGCATTATTTTTCGTTGATGTAATGGCTCGCGGGTCATATCCAAATTATACAAAAGATATTTTTAATAAGAAAGATGTCAAATTGAAAGTAAGTGAGGAAGATCGAAACTTGATTAAAAAACATACTTTAGATTTTATTTCATTTAGTTATTATCGTTCTTCAATTGTTAGTGCTGGTTCTAAAGTTGATCATATGGGTGGGGAACCCAATCCGTATTTAAAAAAGACCCAATGGGGTGCAGGAATAGATCCATTAGGTATACGCTATTGTTTAAATGAAATTTATGATCGTTATCAAAAACCATTATTTGTTATTGAAAATGGAATGGGAGCAGTAGATATTTTAGAAAATGGAAAAATTCATGATTATTACAGAATAAAATATGTGGCTGAACATTTAAAACAATTGAGAGATGCTATTGTCATTGATAAAGTACCATGTTTTGGATACACTATGTGGGGATGTACAGATCTAATATCTTTAGCTAGTGGACAAATGAAGAAACGCTATGGTTTTATATATGTTGATATGAATGATTATGGACAAGGATCATTACAGCGTTATAGAAAAGATTCATTTTATTGGTATAAGAAGGTAATTAAAACAAACGGGTCTGATTTAACATTTTAA